The window ACGATCGACTAGTCCATTTTGCTTACGGCGTATTACTTTATCCATTTTTTTATCGTTGTTTTCAAGTTTGGATTCCTTCTGCAAAACCTTTCGTCCTATTTTTATTGGTTCTCCAATTTGTCATGGCATCCAGTATGGTTTATGAGCTACTTGAATGGGGACTATCCATCGGACTATCTCCTGAAGATGCAGAAAATTATAATGGGCAACAAGGTGATATGTGGGATGCCCATAAAGATATGTTCTTGGCGACTATCGGCGCATTATTAATAGGTATCTGCTATCTTTACCAAACTAAAACTGCTTATCCCCCCTCGGCATAAGCAGTTTTTACACAATACACGCCATGATTTAAATGATTGGATGTTGAACCGTATCAAGTAATGCAAAAGGATCAGATTTGATCGTTTGTGAAAAATCTGTATGTACTGTACTAAATCCAGTATCTGATACGCTTGTTTCTGTTGGAGCTACAGTTTGTTCTGGAGCGAGTTGATCCAGCACATCATCCAGTTGATTAGAATGTTGATCAGATGAAATCAAGACCTCAT is drawn from Acinetobacter suaedae and contains these coding sequences:
- a CDS encoding DUF2238 domain-containing protein — protein: MIEKKLNLKHYVALAIVLLFIIIASINPLEFESYLLHQAGTIIMLVVLIVTMRKIGISFFSFCLYLVFLFIHIIGAHYLYSYVPYNQWILDLFAFDLNQSMGWSRNMYDRLVHFAYGVLLYPFFYRCFQVWIPSAKPFVLFLLVLQFVMASSMVYELLEWGLSIGLSPEDAENYNGQQGDMWDAHKDMFLATIGALLIGICYLYQTKTAYPPSA